The genomic stretch AAAATAGCATACGAATTTGAGTTATAATTGACCATGCAAAATGTGACAAGTTGATAGACAAATAATTTGAGTTATAATTTTTTTACCTTCTGGAGGATGCGGGAAGGCTTGCTTGTCCACTTCCATTGCATGGTACAGTACACTTGTGTCATGATAAGCCCCTGGTTGCCCCGCAGACACATATGTGAAACGCATATCAAAATCACAAATGGCAAGCACATTTTGCGTAGGAACTTTTGTCTTTCCAATGTATCTAACTTGTTCGTCAGGTGACAGAGACACTAGAAtatgagttccatctagtgctccTATGCAATCCTTCAAATGTGGCCATGCTCTTTTGTCATTTCTAATTCTTTTGTGAACTGACCGAAAATTGGGATCAAGTGGTCTTATATAATCCTTAGCCATTGCAATCACACAATCAAGAACTTCATGAAATTTCCTACTAATGGTTTCACCAGAATGCTTGAACCTGTTTTGCCCTTTTCTATTTGACTCACAGCCACCAcagataaataaaaatattgcaaGTGATTCATAAGTATTTATGAACTTAGATGGTTTCAAACCATAACGAATAGTCAACTTATCATGAAGATCCAGAAAGATGCGCTCATTCATCCGAAACATTCTGTGGCATTCGCCTGGAGTGTTTATGGTCTCAGTCACCCATCCCATTCCACTCAGCTGTGATATCCTTGGTGCTGCCTTGTCCATATAAAGGCTCATGTAAGCCTCAGCAAGTTTTGCACCACTTTGAATGAAAGAAAAAAATTGATCGTCATCATCACTACTGTCACCACTTTCACTTGAAGACATCTGGTCACCATAAGGCA from Sorghum bicolor cultivar BTx623 chromosome 3, Sorghum_bicolor_NCBIv3, whole genome shotgun sequence encodes the following:
- the LOC110433541 gene encoding uncharacterized protein LOC110433541; the encoded protein is MSLYMDKAAPRISQLSGMGWVTETINTPGECHRMFRMNERIFLDLHDKLTIRYGLKPSKFINTYESLAIFLFICGGCESNRKGQNRFKHSGETISRKFHEVLDCVIAMAKDYIRPLDPNFRSVHKRIRNDKRAWPHLKDCIGALDGTHILVSLSPDEQVRYIGKTKVPTQNVLAICDFDMRFTYVSAGQPGAYHDTSVLYHAMEVDKQAFPHPPEGKYYVVDAGYPNRPGYLSPYKGERYHLPEWHRGMEPNTPTEKFNRIHSSVRNVIERSFGLLKMKWPILYKMPHFSMLTQKKVVAACMVCHNFIREHASGDVDFARFDRDPNFVPTIPERYNKYAVSRHASDTSTNEASFVTMDTFRDSLATSIALAWN